The genomic interval CAAAAGTCTTATAAATTATGTTGGGATGACTGGATTCGAACCAGCGACCCCTTCGTCCCGAACGAAGTACCCCGCTGGAGCGGGGCTACATCCCGAAAACCAAGGAAAACAAAAATAAAAAAGACCCCTAAAAATCAGGAGTCTTTTAAATTATGTCGGGACGACTAGATTCGAACTAGCGACCCCTTGCACCCCATGCAAGTGCGCTACCGGGCTGCGCTACGTCCCGAACAATTAGGGGCGGCAAATGTAAGATTAAATGGCAAGATTTTGAAATGAGAATCAGGTCTAATGAACAGAGTTGATATACACAATTCCAAACTCTGATTATTCAAAGACTTATGTTTTATCCAGGTATAGTTTTTTAATATAGTTAGCATTGTCTATGGCGCCCAATTCTGCTGTATTATTAAAATAAATAAAGGCAGTTTTTATTGCTGCTTTAAAAATGGAATCAGCAACAGTATCAAGAGTGTTTTTGTCATATGTAGAATAATAAAGTCTTGGAATGCCATGAAAGCGATAATACAGAAAATCGGTTGTAGTAATTAAATCATCGGGTAAATTGGGATAGCTGATAGAACAAAAGCAAATATTATGTTTACTGAAAGCTGAATAAACTTTTTCATTCCACCAGCTTATATGACGGAACTCAATAACATTCTTGAAAGAATTGTCCAGAGCCAGGATGAGCTGTTGCAATTTTTCTTCTGAGTAAATAAAAGTTGGAGGTAATTGAAAAAGTACCGGACCGCATTTTTCCTTCAGGCCATTATTAATTGTGTCATAAAAAGACTTTAAAAGATCCCTTGTATCAACAAATTTTTTATTGTGTGTAATCAAACGGGGAACTTTTACCGCAAATAAAAAATGTTCGGGGCTTTTATTGTACCAGTTCTGAAGAAAAGAAATTTGGGGAAAACGGTAGAATGTGACGTTTAACTCCACGGTATCAAACTTACTGCTATAAAACTCAAACCAATTTTTTTGCACTAAACCTATTGGGTAGAAAAGGTTTTTCCATTCTTTATAATAAAAGCCCGAACAGCCAATATGCCAGTTCATAACTGTTTTATTTTTTGAATGCAAAACCGGAGCCAATATTATATGGTTCAAATTTTGTTTCTCATTCAAAAATTTTCATATGCCGGAAGGCCCTTCCATTGTAATACTTAAAGAGTTGGTGAAATCTTTCAAAAGCAAGAAGGTTGTAAAAGTAAGTGGCAACACTAAGGTCGATGTAAGTTGGGCAGAAGGAAAAAAAATAAAGGACTTTAAAAGCTGGGGCAAGCACTTTCTTATTTGCTTTGATATCCAGGTAATTCGTATTCATTTTATGCTTTATGGAAGTTACCGGATTAACGAAACCAAGCCGGCACCACCGCGTCTTCATTTAAAATTTTCACAAGGAGAGCTAAATTTTTATGCATGTTCAGTAAAATTAATTGAAGAAGACCTTAATAATGTATATGATTGGACAGCCGATGTAATGAATGAAAAGTGGAGTCCAGCTAAAGCTAAAAAGAAATTGAAAGAAATT from Bacteroidota bacterium carries:
- a CDS encoding DUF72 domain-containing protein, whose product is MNWHIGCSGFYYKEWKNLFYPIGLVQKNWFEFYSSKFDTVELNVTFYRFPQISFLQNWYNKSPEHFLFAVKVPRLITHNKKFVDTRDLLKSFYDTINNGLKEKCGPVLFQLPPTFIYSEEKLQQLILALDNSFKNVIEFRHISWWNEKVYSAFSKHNICFCSISYPNLPDDLITTTDFLYYRFHGIPRLYYSTYDKNTLDTVADSIFKAAIKTAFIYFNNTAELGAIDNANYIKKLYLDKT
- a CDS encoding endonuclease, producing the protein MPEGPSIVILKELVKSFKSKKVVKVSGNTKVDVSWAEGKKIKDFKSWGKHFLICFDIQVIRIHFMLYGSYRINETKPAPPRLHLKFSQGELNFYACSVKLIEEDLNNVYDWTADVMNEKWSPAKAKKKLKEIPSTLVCDALLAQSIFAGVGNIIKNEVLYRIKVHPKSKIGKIPTIKITALVKEACNYSFDFLKWKKAYDLKKHWLAHTKKTCHRCNLPIIKEYMGKTNRRTFFCNNCQVLYK